Genomic window (Gemmatimonadota bacterium):
CTGGCGTCGCGCTGGCGCCGAGCCCTGCCACCCGGCGTGGATGTGGGCCGGTTGGCCGTGGCCACGGAGGGACGTCACACGGTGGTGATCGCCGAGGTCCCCGAGGCCCTCGTCGCGGCCGCACGCCAGGCGGGGCTGGACATCGGGGCCCAATGCTCCACGCGAGCCCACGAATGAGCGAGAGCACGCGCGCAGCCGCTGACGCAGCCGGCCTGGCGATTACCGCCGAGCAAAAGGCCGAGGCGCTGACGCGCGTCAATACCCGTCGTTTTCGCCCGTGGCCGTTCCTGTGGGAGTGGGCCCGCTCCCTGGTCCTCGCGCTGCTGATGTTCTTCTTTCTCCATGTGTTCATCATGGAGGCCTTCAAGATCCCCAGCGGGTCCATGGAGGGCACCCTTCGGGTTGGGGATTTCCTCCTGGTGAACAAGCTGGTGTACGGGGCGGAACTTCCGGTCGCGGGTAAACGGCTGCCAGCGCTGCGTCAGCCCGATCGTGGCGACGTCGTGGTCTTCAAGTTCCCGCCGGATCCCACCAAGAACTTCGTCAAGCGTCTTGTTGGACTCGCGGGGGACACCCTGGAAATGAAGAGTGGGGTGCTGATCCGGAATGGCGTTCGGGTGGAGGAGCGGTATGTCTCGCACGAGGCGCCGGACACGGATCCCGGTGGAGAGGAGTTCCGCTGGCAGCGGGACCACCTGGTGCAGACCGCATACGCGGAGCGCTCCTATATGCCGTCACGCGACAACTGGGGGCCGCTCGTTGTCCCGGCGAAGCACTATTTCATGCTCGGGGATAACCGCGACAACTCGTATGACAGCAGGTATTGGGGATTCGTCTCGGATTCCCTCATTCGTGGCCAGCCGCTCGTGGTGTACTACAGCTATTCCCCGGACTCGACCGATGGGGCGGCCTGGCTGACCAATGTCCGTTGGTCCCGCCTTGGGCGCCGGATCCGCTAGCTTTCGCCCTCCGCCCCAGCCCCGCCGCGTGACCGATCCGTACCTTCCACCTGTTGAACCGCCGGACGCTCCCGCGCCGCCACGCCGCAAGGCAGTCGGCAACGGTCGCCTGAGCAAGCGATCCGCGTTCGAGGAAGGGTCCCTCGATCAATATCTCCGCGACATCTCGGCGTACCCGCTGATCACGCGTGAGGACGAGGTGGAGTTGGCCGGACGCATTCGCACGGGTGATGAGGAAGCGCTCGACAAGCTGGTGCGCTCCAACCTGCGATTTGTCGTCTCGGTGGCCAAGAAGTACCAGAACCAGGGCGTGTCGCTGTCGGACCTGATCAACGAGGGCAACCTCGGCTTGATTCGCGCCGCCCACAAGTTCGACGAGACCAAGGGGATCAAGTTCATCTCGTATGCGGTGTGGTGGATTCGGCAGGCCATCCTCCAGGCGCTCGCCGAGCAGTCGCGCATCGTGCGGGTCCCGCTCAATCGGGCCGGCACGCTGCACCGCATCGGCAAGCGGGCAAACGCGCTGTTGCAGGAGCTCGGGCGCGAGGCCACCCACGCCGAGATTGCCGACGGGATGGACATCACGGTCGAGGAAGTGGCCAAGACGATGTCGATCGCCCAGGCGCACCTGAGCCTCGATGCGCCGCTTTCGCAGGGCGAGGACAACAACCTCCTCGATTACCTGCCGGACAACCTCAACCCGACACCGGACGAGCAGACCTTCGAGAAGGCGCTGACGCAGTCGATCGAAGATGCGCTGGGAAGCCTGAAGGAACGTGAGGCCAAGATCCTGCGGCTGTACTTCGGACTGGAAGGGGAGGAGCCGATGACCCTGGAACAGATCGGGGCCCTCCTCGGGATCACGCGCGAGCGGGTGCGCCAGATCAAGGAAAAAGCGCTCTCGCGCTTGCGCCATGTGAGTCGCGCGCGCGCCCTGGAGTCGTACCTCGGGTAGCCCCGTGCCCCCCGATGTAGATCCGCAGGGCCGCGACGCCCTTGTCCGTGAGTCAAACACCGACCTGCCGCTGCGCTTTCCCGGCGTTGGCGTTGCCCTGCGTATCGCCGCACGAGCCCTGACCGTGCGATGCCCGCAATGTGGCGGGCGACCCGTCCTGGTTCACTGGTGGCGGATGCGCGCGACCTGCGGGAGCTGCGGCCTGGACCTGCAACGTGGCGAGGCCGACTACTTCATCGGGTCCATGATGTTCAACCTGGTGCTCGGGGAGGGGGTCTTTGTGCTCGCCCTCCTGGGGAGCATGGCGGCGCGCTGGCCTGAGGTGCCATGGGACGCCTTGCAGGTGATGGTCCCCCTGGGGCTGGTCGTGACCCCGGCGATCCTCTTCCCGATCTCCAAGCTCGCCTGGCTGGGTTTTGACCTCGCGCTGCGTCCGGAGCGGCCCGCGAGCTGACCGCGGTCGTGTGCGGTAGGGATCGGCTGCGTATTTTGTCCCCATGGCTGACAACTACTCATTCGACGTGACCACCGGGGTCGACCTGCAGGAGGTCGACAACGCCGTGAACCAGGCGCAGAAGGAGGTCGCGCAGCGCTACGACTTCAAGGGATCGAAGGCGTCGATCGCCTTCACGCGTGCAGACGGCAAGCTGGAACTCGTTGCCGACGACGACTTCAGGATGCGGGCGTTGTACGACATCCTGCTCACCAAGTTGATCAAGCGCGGCGTGCCCGTGAAGAACCTCGACGAGGGCGAGATCATTGCCGCCGGCGGCGATACGGTGAAGAAGACCGTCGGCCTCACGATGGCCCTCGATGGGGAGACCGCCAAGAAGGTCTCGGCGGCGATCAAGGAGGCCAAGCTCAAGAAGGTCCAGGCCTCCATCCAGGGGGACCAGGTGCGGGTGGCGTCTCCCTCCAAGGACGAACTGCAGGGCGCCATCGCGCTGCTGCGCGGCAAGGACTTCGGGGTCGAACTGAAGTTCGGCAACTTCCGCTGATGACTCTCACCTTGCCCTTTGCCCCGCGCCGGGTGGTGATCGGGGCGAATGCCCACGCGGAACTCGCGGCCTGGCTCCGCGTCCAGCGTCCGGAGCTTGAGGTGCGTGGTGCGCCGGTCGCCGCCGTGACGGACGCCGACCTGGCGTGGGGCGAGGTCTACGTGGGGTTCCGGCGCCCGTCCACGCCAACGCTTGGCAACATCCGCTGGGTGCATTGCACCGGGGCGGGGGTCGATGCGTGGATGGCCCCGGTGGAAATCAGTCGCGAGGTCTTGCTCACACGCACGCCGGAGTCCTTTGGGCCGGCGATTGCGGAATGGGCCTTGTCGCGCGCGCTCTGTTTTCGGCTCGACATCATGGGGCTCGCGCGCGCGCAGGCGGCGCATGAATGGACCGGCCGCGACATTCCCACGCTCGCCGGGACGCGCGTGCTGGCGGTGGGCACCGGTGACGTCGGCAGCGCCGTCGCGCGGGCCTTTGGCGGGCTCGGTTGCACGGTGACCGGCGTGTCCCGCACGGGTCGCGCGACGGAGCCTGCCTTTCGCGCCGTGTACCCGGTCACGGCGCTGTCACATCTCGTGGGTGAGGCGGACTGGATCGTGCTGACGCTGCCCAACACGCCGGCGACGTATCACCTGTTCGACCGGGAGCTTCTGCGGCGCTG
Coding sequences:
- the lepB gene encoding signal peptidase I, with amino-acid sequence MSESTRAAADAAGLAITAEQKAEALTRVNTRRFRPWPFLWEWARSLVLALLMFFFLHVFIMEAFKIPSGSMEGTLRVGDFLLVNKLVYGAELPVAGKRLPALRQPDRGDVVVFKFPPDPTKNFVKRLVGLAGDTLEMKSGVLIRNGVRVEERYVSHEAPDTDPGGEEFRWQRDHLVQTAYAERSYMPSRDNWGPLVVPAKHYFMLGDNRDNSYDSRYWGFVSDSLIRGQPLVVYYSYSPDSTDGAAWLTNVRWSRLGRRIR
- a CDS encoding RNA polymerase sigma factor RpoD/SigA, with the protein product MSVGPALGAGSASFRPPPQPRRVTDPYLPPVEPPDAPAPPRRKAVGNGRLSKRSAFEEGSLDQYLRDISAYPLITREDEVELAGRIRTGDEEALDKLVRSNLRFVVSVAKKYQNQGVSLSDLINEGNLGLIRAAHKFDETKGIKFISYAVWWIRQAILQALAEQSRIVRVPLNRAGTLHRIGKRANALLQELGREATHAEIADGMDITVEEVAKTMSIAQAHLSLDAPLSQGEDNNLLDYLPDNLNPTPDEQTFEKALTQSIEDALGSLKEREAKILRLYFGLEGEEPMTLEQIGALLGITRERVRQIKEKALSRLRHVSRARALESYLG
- a CDS encoding DUF983 domain-containing protein — its product is MPPDVDPQGRDALVRESNTDLPLRFPGVGVALRIAARALTVRCPQCGGRPVLVHWWRMRATCGSCGLDLQRGEADYFIGSMMFNLVLGEGVFVLALLGSMAARWPEVPWDALQVMVPLGLVVTPAILFPISKLAWLGFDLALRPERPAS
- a CDS encoding YajQ family cyclic di-GMP-binding protein is translated as MADNYSFDVTTGVDLQEVDNAVNQAQKEVAQRYDFKGSKASIAFTRADGKLELVADDDFRMRALYDILLTKLIKRGVPVKNLDEGEIIAAGGDTVKKTVGLTMALDGETAKKVSAAIKEAKLKKVQASIQGDQVRVASPSKDELQGAIALLRGKDFGVELKFGNFR
- a CDS encoding D-2-hydroxyacid dehydrogenase; amino-acid sequence: MTLTLPFAPRRVVIGANAHAELAAWLRVQRPELEVRGAPVAAVTDADLAWGEVYVGFRRPSTPTLGNIRWVHCTGAGVDAWMAPVEISREVLLTRTPESFGPAIAEWALSRALCFRLDIMGLARAQAAHEWTGRDIPTLAGTRVLAVGTGDVGSAVARAFGGLGCTVTGVSRTGRATEPAFRAVYPVTALSHLVGEADWIVLTLPNTPATYHLFDRELLRRCRGAVLLNAGRGAVVDEAVLPEALEAGWLSGAALDVFEVEPLPSTSPLWDHPRVMISPHASGPTTTHGAGIGFLECLADLEAGRLPSRWVVDRERGY